A single genomic interval of Arachis duranensis cultivar V14167 chromosome 7, aradu.V14167.gnm2.J7QH, whole genome shotgun sequence harbors:
- the LOC107459146 gene encoding uncharacterized protein LOC107459146, with protein sequence MGNLRIRRRPFTKQKDASTVVGRVKPNGGCCKKHPKHQQSPGVCSLCLKEKLAKLPAAFSHRRRVTTSLCSSYTSSSSVSSLSSYYDSLCSTSSCPSPVHCGSSSGPIFPVLFKHVIMRRKSMSTVATQARKRDHHDEDYEGGVCGFWFNFLHPKRKIGKDERDTNNKMHRSMFYKSKGLHNQLKP encoded by the coding sequence ATGGGAAACTTAAGAATTCGTAGAAGACCTTTCACAAAGCAAAAAGACGCTTCCACCGTCGTTGGCCGAGTCAAGCCCAACGGCGGCTGCTGCAAAAAGCACCCAAAACACCAACAATCCCCCGGCGTGTGTTCTCTTTGCTTAAAGGAAAAGCTCGCCAAGCTGCCGGCCGCTTTCTCGCATCGCCGTAGAGTAACAACCTCCTTATGTTCCTCTTATACATCCTCTTCCTCTGTGTCTTCATTGTCTTCGTATTATGATTCTTTATGTTCTACTTCTTCTTGTCCTTCTCCGGTGCATTGTGGATCCTCATCCGGGCCCATTTTTCCGGTGTTATTTAAGCATGTGATCATGAGGAGAAAGTCAATGTCAACGGTTGCTACTCAAGCTAGAAAGAGAGATCATCATGATGAAGATTATGAAGGTGGTGTTTGTGGGTTTTGGTTCAATTTTCTTCATCCTAAGAGAAAGATCGGAAAGGATGAGAGGGACACTAATAATAAGATGCATCGTTCTATGTTCTATAAGAGTAAAGGTCTGCATAACCAGCTGAAACCTTAG